From the genome of Pochonia chlamydosporia 170 chromosome Unknown PCv3seq00016, whole genome shotgun sequence:
ATGTCCCACAGCAAGAAGCATGGTTTGAAGGACTAAAGTACCGTCAGAAAGAACAGGAAGGCGACTGTTAGCCGCAAAACACCTCGTCCTTAGTGGTGTTTTCACAACCCAAATAGTTCCTAGGAATATAATAATTGAATTGATTTAAGCAGTCAATTTTCTGATATTCTTGTGCGTTCCGTAATGTGTTGTCGTACATGTCACCGTGTACTCCTTATGTCGCTGTGTATGCTGCAGCGATCAATTTGAGCTATGCCAGTAGTTGGCAACTTTGCCTCCGAGCCGAGCAACATTCCTCACGGAAACTGATCGGGACCAGGGTGGGGCAGGTGAGTCAGGCTAGTGAGACATCTGTGCAAAAAGAGATTTTCATCTGTGCAAATAGTAATTAATACTCATCTTAAATACCTTGCCCCAATGCTAGAATCCAAGCTATGCATGTGCCGTCGGTGGTCTAATATTTTACCCATCAAGTTGAGATGGGTAAAACACAGGTTGAATCAACATTACAATGCTCACAAAATAGCGAACTTGTTGAATTTATGGCACCGAGGCAACTCAGACAAGTATTAGCTTCTCAATATTTCATTGTATCTAGCGTCCAATCATTATTACATCAACCCAAGAGTATACAGTCGTAATCCATCCAAACTTTTAACTCATCAAACCCAGAACCACTCATGTCGTATCCCCATCCCTATTTTTTCCGTCCCGTTCACTACACTCAGTACTCGGACTCTACAAATACGTCTGCGAGTTTCGATCATCGCCTCCTCgctgcttcttcctccatctcaaacgaGACGTCAACGCCACACCACGCTCATGATGTGACATCTTCCCGGTCTGACGCCTCCTAAAGCGCTCCTTGTTGCGTTTGATACCCTGGCCATTGATATGCGTCAAGATCGCGATCACGACCCATACCAACGTGATGATTGGCATTACCCATGCTGATGACAGGAATGTATCTAGCCTGCCCGCGTTGTACCAAAGCGTGGCTACTAGACCTGTGCCtatggcgaggaggaagatgatgatcaGCCGCACGATGGGCCACACTTTGAACGGTGTTGTGCGCGCAATGATGGTTAGCATGATCATGAGGAGGATGGTACTGCCGGCGGTGATGTATCCATACGCAAACTATACCAAGCACATTAGCAGCCAGGACGCAGTCTgttgagaaaggaaaggtTACATACCACCAACTTGTATCGACGCCACGTCTTGTCCTGTACCAACAGCTGGTATCCTCCGTCTTTGATGTTCTTCGCCGCAGCAGGATCCTTCTTAGACACATCATCGTCCAGATTAATCCCAAAAGCGCCATATAGAGCATTCGCCATCGAAAGATATAATGCGTAAACAACGCTACCGAGAGTATCCCAGGCAGCGTCCAATTCTGCCGACAGCTTGTCATCCGTCACAGGCGACGGATTCGCAATCATGGGCCAAATCTTATCCGGTATTCTCGTTATATTGTTTAATGCCTCGTTGACTGTTTCCATGGTGCTCGAAATTTTAGGTGGGTAGTCGTTGAAAAACTTGTGAACAGAAGCGTTCAACGAATTTCGTACGTCTATGCTCGTGGGGTTGCGTGCATCGTCAGTCGGGTCGGAAATGTCGCCGATTCGATTGATCTGGCTGACGATCTTGGACCAGAGAAGATACTGTGTGAATGCTTGCATGAACAGGACGAGGGACAGGTGGAATGGTAGATGGAGACACGTCCATAGCTGTTGGCGGATGCGTGGAAGATGAAATGAGGACCGTAACCAGTCGAAGTAGACTAGGAATACGAGGTAAATCGTCGTAGCTGCCGCTGTCACCAGACTAACGGTTAAAGAATCTTAACATACTTGTCAGCTATCATATGGCTGTGGAATAAGCTCGTGACTTGGACTCACCCCAAACATCTGGATTTTTAACAATCGTCACAACTTCTTTCGCCAACTGTTGAATGCCCTCACCCAATATCATGACCGTCAAAAGCGCCATCCGCTTCATCATATGCGTGTCTGTAAGGCTAGCCACAGACGATACGTTGGAGATCAAGACGCTTGCAATGGCCTCAGCGCCAGCGATAAAATACCAAGTCAAATAAACACGACTCTGCTTGCCGTCTGTAAACCGAAAAGTAACACCCAGGTATACCGCCGACGCGGCTGCATGAATCGCAATCTGCATATAAAGCGGCATGCGCGCCTTTTTGTATCTTCGTACATGCCACAAGGTCGATGCGTattcaatggcaaggcatgCCCGAGAGACGCAGAGAATGAGTGCTAGTATTATTAGTTGACCTTGCCAATAGCCACGAGTTGGATTTGGGGTGAATGCGCTCACACATGGCTCGCATTGTGCCCGGGTCCTGATTATTCGGGTGGAACTTTGgggcgacgacgacgaagccCACTAGGACACCGAGTTGAATGGCTCTAGTTATGCGAGCTGGCGGTTGAGAACTTGTCAGTTATTCTGGATATTGCATGTCGTGATGAAAGTGACAACGTACAAAAGATGCTATCGGTGACGTAGCGCACATCAAACATTGCGACCTGAAACCAAGTCAACCATAGCAAGCTGCACTCTCAATCCGTTAGCGTCGCCCGTGAGCATTAATCCATGCATGAAAGTTCAGATGACAATTGACGAACCAGAAGTATCCAACCGAAGCTTTGAACTTGCTGCGTCCGGTGACTTGTTGAGTGTCGGAAAAGACATTGTAGTTGGCGGCGAAGAACAAATCATAAAAGATCTCTAGCAACGTCGGCTCCTCGTACTTTCAAATCGTCAGAATTGATAGATCTCAACAAGCAATTGCGCTCAAAAAAAATCCAGCACTCACCCGTTCAAACCTAGGAAGCTCCTCCtcatggccatgttgttcGTCGTCGGATTCAATGCTCCCATCAAGGTTTGTTTCCCAAGTGCGAGCACGACTCACTCCATCGCCTCGTTTGTCAGCCCTATGAACGAGAGGGCTACTAAAAATACGAAGTTTCTTGTGCTGATGTCGAATGTCGTGCGCGTCGTCCAGCATTTTGTGCAACTCTGCCTGAAACACCGCAAATTGCGCCTCTAAATTCCTGAATCGTTCCCGTCAAAGGATGCGACAAACTCGCGCAAGCTCAGGCGACACAGATGGCGCAGTTAGTTGAAAAGTGCAACATCATGTAGAAggtttaaaaaaaaatattaAATCCAACACTCGCAAAGGACGGGTAGTATTCTCCCGCGGATGGCCGTGGCCACCAAATTTGCCGACGGCCACAAACTCCAACATGAAACCAATCAAGACGCATTACGATGCTTCTGGATTGACAAATGGTCCACGTCAATCCGTATGCAGTTCAACGCCGGATTTGCACCATATCCCAGCCCAATGGGACAAAAGTTCGCTGGGGGGACCAACGCAAGCGGGTCTGGATAGGGTGACGCAGAACAGTCAGACTTGACCCATTGGGAGGGACGAAACTCAGTAATTTTGGTGGTCTGCTACGGTGGGCGATAGGgagcactgttgcaaaacccccCGGTTGTTTCGTTTTAGGTTTAGGGTCTTACGTCCCTAGTCAGCTGGGTACTTCAAGCGCCATCAAATATGTACGGCGGATTAGCAGCGGGCTCGCGCGGCCTGCTGCCAGTCTAATCGATCACTTGAGGTTACTCGGTACGTCAACTgtaaaatggcgaaccatttgccgCTAGAGAGATGATTTTCAGCGCCATATCGCGAATTCATTActcaacaattctcaattgaTCTTTCTATATAAAGTCAATACAAGAATTTCGGTTGCTATAGTCGCGATTTGAATGCACAATAGTGAAGGACGAGCTGGCGACAATGTTCATCTCGCGATGAGGATCACGATGCGGACGGAGAATCACCACACCAACCCCACTTCTGATCAGCAGCGGACAAGCGCAGCAGCCTCCTGCTTAAACTGGTTTAgcgacatcatccaccgtAAGGAAGGAcgatgttgttttgttctccttgaaAAGCTCGGCCTGAAACAGGATTcctctcctcgtctccttcaacttgctc
Proteins encoded in this window:
- a CDS encoding low temperature requirement A (similar to Metarhizium robertsii ARSEF 23 XP_007825480.2), which gives rise to MLDDAHDIRHQHKKLRIFSSPLVHRADKRGDGVSRARTWETNLDGSIESDDEQHGHEEELPRFERYEEPTLLEIFYDLFFAANYNVFSDTQQVTGRSKFKASVGYFCLLWLTWFQVAMFDVRYVTDSIFSRITRAIQLGVLVGFVVVAPKFHPNNQDPGTMRAMSLILCVSRACLAIEYASTLWHVRRYKKARMPLYMQIAIHAAASAVYLGVTFRFTDGKQSRVYLTWYFIAGAEAIASVLISNVSSVASLTDTHMMKRMALLTVMILGEGIQQLAKEVVTIVKNPDVWDSLTVSLVTAAATTIYLVFLVYFDWLRSSFHLPRIRQQLWTCLHLPFHLSLVLFMQAFTQYLLWSKIVSQINRIGDISDPTDDARNPTSIDVRNSLNASVHKFFNDYPPKISSTMETVNEALNNITRIPDKIWPMIANPSPVTDDKLSAELDAAWDTLGSVVYALYLSMANALYGAFGINLDDDVSKKDPAAAKNIKDGGYQLLVQDKTWRRYKLVFAYGYITAGSTILLMIMLTIIARTTPFKVWPIVRLIIIFLLAIGTGLVATLWYNAGRLDTFLSSAWVMPIITLVWVVIAILTHINGQGIKRNKERFRRRQTGKMSHHERGVALTSRLRWRKKQRGGDDRNSQTYL